One Ignavibacterium sp. DNA segment encodes these proteins:
- a CDS encoding DegT/DnrJ/EryC1/StrS family aminotransferase: MNKDYLLFHKPFISEEEINEMVDTLRSGWLSMGPKTIKFEEEFNKYIGAKKSVAVNSWTAAGHLTLEAFGIEKGDEVIVPTMTFPATAEIVCYFGAKPVIVDVDEDTLNISLKEIEKAITPKTKAIIPVHYGGQPCDLDEIQQIAKAHNLKLLEDAAHSLPATYKGKKIGTISDVTCFSFYATKTLSTGEGGMICTNDLEIAERCAIMRLHGINRDAWKRYSESGSWYYEVVAPGYKYNFTDLQASLGLPQLKKVDMMWESRKSIAAKYFEAFKDLDLITLPVIKSDRESSWHLFPVRLNLNMLTKNRAQIIEELKANNVGVGVHFMPVHQHLYYSETFNLDDKNYPVASAAFPRLVSLPIYPGMTEQSVEKVITVVREVLNKYRR, encoded by the coding sequence ATGAACAAAGATTACTTATTATTCCACAAACCATTTATATCTGAAGAAGAAATTAATGAAATGGTTGATACTTTACGTTCTGGCTGGCTTAGCATGGGACCCAAGACTATCAAGTTTGAAGAAGAATTTAATAAGTATATTGGTGCGAAAAAATCTGTTGCTGTTAACTCTTGGACGGCTGCTGGGCATTTAACATTAGAGGCTTTTGGAATTGAAAAAGGTGATGAAGTTATTGTCCCCACAATGACTTTTCCTGCAACAGCAGAAATTGTTTGTTATTTTGGTGCAAAACCAGTTATTGTTGATGTTGATGAAGATACTTTGAACATTTCTCTTAAAGAAATTGAAAAAGCAATAACACCAAAAACAAAAGCGATTATTCCAGTTCATTATGGCGGGCAACCCTGTGACCTTGATGAAATACAACAAATTGCAAAAGCACATAATCTTAAATTGCTCGAAGATGCTGCTCATTCCTTACCAGCAACTTATAAAGGGAAAAAAATCGGAACAATCTCAGATGTTACCTGTTTTAGTTTTTATGCCACCAAAACTCTTTCTACCGGAGAAGGTGGAATGATTTGTACCAATGACCTGGAGATTGCAGAGCGTTGTGCAATTATGCGTTTACATGGCATAAACCGAGATGCATGGAAAAGATATAGTGAGTCGGGTTCTTGGTATTATGAAGTTGTTGCTCCGGGTTACAAATATAATTTCACCGATTTGCAGGCTTCGCTTGGATTACCACAACTCAAGAAAGTTGATATGATGTGGGAATCAAGGAAGAGTATTGCAGCAAAATATTTTGAAGCGTTCAAGGATTTAGATCTAATAACATTACCTGTAATAAAAAGCGATAGAGAATCATCCTGGCATCTTTTCCCAGTCAGGTTAAATCTTAATATGTTGACAAAAAATCGTGCTCAGATTATTGAAGAATTAAAAGCTAATAATGTTGGTGTTGGTGTTCATTTTATGCCTGTTCATCAGCATCTTTATTATAGTGAAACATTTAATTTGGACGATAAAAATTATCCAGTAGCATCTGCAGCTTTCCCAAGATTAGTATCTTTACCAATATATCCCGGTATGACTGAACAAAGTGTAGAAAAAGTTATTACAGTAGTTAGAGAAGTTTTAAATAAGTATAGAAGATAA
- a CDS encoding class I SAM-dependent methyltransferase yields the protein MNNKNVFSSKEFDNWLDRDGLQPEEKKLIVDYLDKNKSTLEAGTASGRILFAMEKLGFTNLSGYDFISEYISAAKKKNTNSTINFSVQDATKLDFENELFCQIIYLQQIVSTIEEPEMRLTALKESYRILKKGGTAIFSFLSYESKKNDRVFKFISPVINFFRFFKSNKLSEQYIPWLKFTGKVNFKALFDIGPFNYWFRKQEIIELLESVGYKIEFYGYPQNILSNNSSTESTFRKCIEEVGHFYVVCKKVS from the coding sequence ATGAATAATAAAAATGTATTCAGCTCAAAAGAATTTGATAACTGGTTAGATAGAGATGGGTTGCAACCAGAAGAAAAAAAACTGATTGTAGATTATTTGGATAAAAATAAATCTACTCTCGAGGCAGGTACAGCTAGTGGAAGAATTTTGTTTGCAATGGAAAAGCTCGGGTTTACTAATTTATCTGGTTATGATTTTATTAGTGAATATATAAGTGCTGCCAAAAAAAAAAATACCAATTCAACAATTAATTTCTCAGTGCAAGACGCTACTAAATTAGATTTTGAGAATGAATTGTTTTGTCAAATTATATATCTTCAACAGATTGTTTCAACAATTGAAGAACCTGAAATGCGATTGACTGCACTTAAAGAATCATATAGGATATTGAAAAAGGGAGGCACTGCGATATTTTCATTCTTAAGTTATGAAAGCAAAAAAAACGATAGAGTATTCAAATTCATTTCACCTGTTATTAATTTTTTTAGATTCTTTAAATCAAATAAACTAAGTGAGCAATATATCCCATGGTTAAAATTTACAGGTAAAGTTAATTTTAAAGCTTTATTTGATATTGGACCCTTCAATTACTGGTTTCGTAAGCAGGAGATAATTGAATTATTAGAGAGTGTTGGATATAAAATTGAGTTTTATGGTTACCCCCAAAATATATTAAGTAATAATTCTTCCACTGAAAGTACTTTTAGAAAATGCATTGAAGAAGTCGGACATTTTTATGTGGTGTGTAAAAAAGTGTCATAA
- a CDS encoding glycosyltransferase translates to MKVLLLSDSDSPHTLRWAKSLHSRGIMVGIFSIHRPNPKLYFDYPDLKLFSLNISRKIQDKAETNLSKLVYLKAISEVKKTIAIFKPDIVHAHYASSYGFLGAMTNFHPFFISVWGSDVFRFPKYSFLHKFIFTFSISRADKIFSTSRVMKAEIEKYTDKKIFVIPFGIDVERFRPIQVEKVSNDDCILIGTIKTLETRYGIEFLIRAFSILKEKKLGKKIKLLICGKGTLLDELKKLTVELGLQDDTIFTGYINHDDVQIYHNKLDIYVAPSLEESFGVAILEASACNKPVVVSDVGGLPEVVDHGVTGFIVEPKNPVHLASAIEQLIIDPELRYEMGRKGREKVTEEYDWNKCVSDMVEHYDI, encoded by the coding sequence ATGAAAGTATTATTACTATCTGATTCAGATTCACCACACACTCTTAGATGGGCTAAATCATTGCATAGTAGAGGTATAATGGTAGGAATTTTTTCAATTCATCGACCGAATCCCAAACTATACTTTGACTATCCTGATCTAAAATTATTTTCATTAAATATTTCGAGAAAAATTCAAGACAAAGCAGAGACAAACTTATCAAAACTAGTCTACCTGAAAGCAATAAGCGAGGTTAAAAAGACAATTGCTATATTTAAGCCTGATATCGTTCATGCACATTATGCTTCCAGTTATGGGTTTTTAGGGGCTATGACTAACTTTCATCCGTTTTTTATTTCAGTTTGGGGGAGTGATGTTTTTAGATTTCCAAAGTACTCTTTTTTACATAAATTTATTTTTACATTTTCAATATCAAGGGCTGATAAAATATTTTCTACAAGCAGGGTGATGAAAGCCGAAATTGAAAAGTATACTGATAAAAAGATTTTTGTTATACCTTTTGGTATTGATGTAGAAAGATTCAGACCAATTCAAGTTGAGAAAGTTTCTAATGATGATTGCATCTTGATTGGAACAATTAAAACTCTTGAGACAAGATACGGAATTGAATTTTTAATTCGTGCTTTTTCAATCTTGAAGGAAAAAAAACTGGGGAAAAAAATCAAGCTGTTAATTTGTGGTAAGGGTACTTTGCTTGATGAACTTAAGAAACTAACAGTTGAATTAGGTTTACAAGATGATACTATATTTACAGGGTACATTAATCATGATGATGTGCAGATTTATCATAATAAATTGGATATTTACGTTGCCCCATCTTTAGAGGAGAGTTTTGGTGTTGCTATACTCGAAGCCAGTGCGTGTAATAAACCAGTCGTTGTGTCCGATGTAGGCGGATTGCCTGAGGTTGTCGATCATGGAGTAACTGGTTTTATCGTTGAACCAAAGAATCCAGTTCACTTAGCTTCAGCTATTGAACAATTGATTATTGATCCTGAGTTGCGATATGAAATGGGTCGAAAGGGAAGAGAGAAGGTAACTGAAGAATATGATTGGAATAAATGTGTATCAGATATGGTGGAGCATTATGACATTTAA
- a CDS encoding DegT/DnrJ/EryC1/StrS aminotransferase family protein, which yields MKSNIYKKSIASFLECNPERIFLYWKGRVALYAILKAMELDNDSEVIIPALTCVVVPNALLYAGLKPVYIDVEKTTFNMNVSLIESAISKKTKVIVCQNTYGLSSNIDEILTIAKKYNLYTIEDCTHGFGGYYNGKPNGSYCDAAFYSTQWNKPFSTGIGGFLYVSNDELFYKIKKLEPEKIKPGTAEISLLRFLLVFRKFAINKFTQPLLVAFYRFLSNKNLILGSNQGNELNSIEKPESYFKDISKTQIKAGIKSLAHLKEINELRLKNAKDYTDFLKSENKNHVEESYFKNHMFLKYPLLVKNRKLFNESARKMKITLGDWFISPLHPVEDDLSKWFFESTKYPVASQISKIIINLPTDIRNNNGVIKFLKKNLENIY from the coding sequence ATGAAATCGAATATTTATAAAAAATCAATTGCTTCTTTTTTAGAATGTAACCCTGAGAGAATATTCCTTTATTGGAAGGGAAGAGTTGCATTATATGCAATACTTAAAGCAATGGAATTAGATAACGATAGCGAGGTTATAATACCTGCTTTAACTTGTGTTGTCGTTCCAAATGCTTTATTATACGCTGGATTAAAACCTGTTTATATTGACGTTGAAAAAACAACTTTCAACATGAATGTATCATTGATTGAATCAGCGATTAGTAAGAAAACAAAAGTTATTGTTTGCCAGAATACTTATGGACTTTCATCAAATATTGATGAGATATTAACCATTGCAAAGAAATACAATCTTTATACTATAGAAGATTGTACACACGGTTTTGGTGGATATTACAATGGCAAACCAAATGGTTCTTATTGTGATGCTGCATTTTATTCGACTCAATGGAATAAACCATTTTCAACAGGGATAGGTGGTTTTTTGTATGTCAGTAATGATGAATTATTTTATAAGATTAAAAAACTTGAGCCTGAAAAAATAAAACCAGGAACAGCTGAGATCAGTTTATTAAGATTCTTATTAGTGTTCAGAAAATTTGCTATTAATAAATTTACTCAACCGTTATTGGTTGCATTTTACAGATTTTTAAGTAATAAGAATTTAATTCTTGGCTCAAATCAAGGAAACGAGTTAAATTCTATAGAGAAACCTGAATCGTATTTTAAAGATATTTCAAAAACACAGATTAAAGCTGGGATTAAGAGCCTTGCCCATCTTAAAGAAATAAACGAATTAAGACTGAAAAATGCAAAAGACTACACAGATTTCCTTAAATCCGAGAATAAGAATCATGTTGAAGAAAGTTACTTCAAAAATCATATGTTTCTGAAATATCCATTATTAGTAAAAAATAGAAAATTATTTAATGAATCAGCTAGAAAGATGAAAATTACTTTAGGTGATTGGTTTATATCTCCTTTACATCCAGTTGAAGATGATTTAAGTAAATGGTTTTTTGAGAGTACTAAATATCCGGTCGCCTCTCAAATCTCTAAGATCATTATCAACCTACCAACAGATATAAGAAATAATAACGGAGTTATTAAGTTTCTAAAGAAAAATTTAGAGAATATCTATTGA
- a CDS encoding sugar transferase, whose translation MGKQGSSLKRFTDIVISILTIIITSPILLISALIIKIDSKGPVFFFHERTGLNGKPFKMMKFRGMIDNALLHGPGITQVNDPRITRVGKILRRTSIDELPQLFNVLKGEMSIIGPRPEITSITSSYSKEHQKVFDFLPGITGISQINGRQTLTPEQRNKMEIEYYSNETFWKDLRIFFVTFWVIVTNKGNI comes from the coding sequence ATGGGAAAACAGGGAAGTTCCTTAAAAAGATTTACTGATATAGTTATTAGTATATTAACTATTATTATTACGTCGCCAATCTTATTAATTTCTGCATTAATAATAAAAATTGATTCTAAAGGTCCGGTGTTTTTTTTCCATGAACGAACAGGTCTGAATGGTAAGCCATTTAAGATGATGAAATTTCGTGGAATGATTGACAATGCGTTATTGCACGGTCCAGGTATCACACAAGTTAATGATCCAAGAATTACAAGAGTTGGCAAAATTTTAAGAAGAACTAGTATTGATGAATTACCTCAGCTTTTTAATGTATTAAAAGGAGAGATGAGTATAATCGGACCAAGACCTGAAATTACAAGCATAACATCTTCATATTCAAAAGAGCATCAAAAAGTATTTGACTTTTTACCAGGCATAACCGGCATATCACAGATCAATGGAAGACAGACTTTAACACCTGAGCAAAGAAATAAAATGGAGATTGAGTATTACAGTAATGAAACATTCTGGAAAGATCTCAGGATATTCTTTGTAACATTTTGGGTAATTGTAACAAACAAAGGAAATATTTAA
- a CDS encoding glycosyltransferase family 2 protein, translated as MVKISVIIPCRNEKKYIIDFLESVFKNDYPKELLEVFIIDGKSVDGTTEILQRFIKDFPIFTLLTNEKKTVPYALNQAIKKCTGDYIIRLDVHSKIPENYFSKLIKSAIEMGADNIGTICITEVKNKNPKSHAIKKVLSNKIGVGNSYFRIGTKTAIEVDNVPFGCYKKNVFKKYGLFNNQLVRNQDIELNKRIIKGGGKIILLPEPYSIYYARETFNDLAKNNFATGLWNILTIYITKNFNSVSLRHFIPLIFLLSLLVPLIMTILNEYFGLISLLSLISYFILIITVSLKNKDNTTTLYNLIVSFIVLHFSYGFGSLSGLFRLYLLFKKNEIEYL; from the coding sequence ATGGTAAAAATCTCTGTCATAATTCCATGTAGAAACGAAAAAAAATACATTATCGATTTTCTGGAAAGCGTTTTTAAGAACGATTATCCAAAAGAACTACTTGAAGTATTTATAATTGATGGCAAAAGTGTTGATGGCACTACAGAAATTCTGCAAAGATTTATTAAAGACTTTCCTATTTTTACGTTGTTAACTAATGAAAAGAAAACTGTTCCATATGCTTTGAATCAGGCAATTAAAAAGTGTACAGGTGATTACATAATTCGACTTGATGTGCATAGTAAAATTCCAGAAAATTATTTCTCAAAGTTAATTAAATCTGCAATTGAAATGGGAGCAGATAACATTGGTACAATTTGTATCACTGAAGTCAAAAACAAGAATCCCAAATCCCATGCTATTAAAAAAGTTTTAAGCAACAAAATCGGTGTTGGTAATTCATATTTCAGGATTGGTACCAAAACAGCCATTGAGGTTGATAATGTTCCTTTTGGTTGTTATAAAAAGAATGTTTTTAAAAAATATGGTTTGTTCAATAATCAATTAGTCCGAAATCAAGATATTGAACTGAATAAAAGAATAATTAAAGGCGGGGGAAAAATAATACTCTTACCTGAACCATATAGTATTTATTATGCGCGTGAAACATTTAATGATCTGGCAAAAAATAATTTTGCTACAGGATTATGGAATATCTTAACTATCTACATTACTAAAAATTTTAATTCTGTTAGTCTTAGGCATTTTATTCCATTAATATTTTTACTGTCATTATTGGTTCCACTTATTATGACTATTCTTAATGAATACTTTGGATTAATATCGTTATTAAGCTTGATAAGTTACTTTATCTTAATAATAACTGTAAGTTTAAAAAATAAAGATAATACAACAACACTTTACAACTTGATTGTTTCATTTATCGTCTTACACTTTTCATATGGTTTTGGTTCTTTGTCAGGCTTATTCAGACTGTATCTTCTATTTAAGAAAAATGAAATCGAATATTTATAA